Proteins found in one Phocoena sinus isolate mPhoSin1 chromosome 19, mPhoSin1.pri, whole genome shotgun sequence genomic segment:
- the LOC116743415 gene encoding probable protein BRICK1, which yields MVGQEDPVQREVHQDGASWEYTEVITSSSKKTADFLHSGLATPNEKLTALEQRIEYTE from the coding sequence ATGGTGGGACAAGAGGATCCAGTGCAGCGCGAGGTTCACCAGGACGGGGCGAGCTGGGAGTACACTGAGGTCATCACCAGCAGCAGCAAGAAAACTGCAGACTTTCTCCACTCAGGACTCGCAACACCAAACGAGAAACTGACAGCTCTTGAACAGAGAATAGAGTACACTGAATGA
- the CHST4 gene encoding carbohydrate sulfotransferase 4: protein MTLPPKMKLLLFLASQTAVFVLFILLYSHNFNSLQMKEEPQPAYMHVLILSSWRSGSSFVGQLFGQHPDVFYLMEPAWHVWMTFTQSTAQRLHMAVRDLIRAVFLCDMSVFDAYMKPGPRKQSSLFQWEGSRALCSPPACNIFPRDNIIPQAHCRLLCNQEPFEVVEKACRTYSHVVLKEVRFFKLQVLYPLLRDPSLNLHIVHLVRDPRAVFHSREHTAKELMIDSHIVTGQHLQKLEEEEQPYYTMQVICQSQLEIYKAVQSLPKALRQRYLLVRYEDLVRDPLAQTARMYEYAGLRFLPQLQTWVHNITRGKGMGEHAFHTNARNALNVSQAWRWSLPYEKVSRLQKVCRNTMNLLGYHLVTSQQEQKNLSLNLLSTWSPAERVYQEG, encoded by the coding sequence ATGACACTGCCCCCGAAAATGAAGCTACTACTGTTCCTGGCTTCCCAGACGGCTGTCTTTGTTCTATTCATCCTTCTGTACTCCCACAACTTCAACTCCCTGCAGATGAAGGAAGAACCCCAGCCCGCGTACATGCATGTGCTCATCCTGTCTTCGTGGCGCTCTGGCTCTTCTTTTGTAGGGCAGCTTTTTGGGCAGCACCCAGATGTCTTCTACCTGATGGAGCCTGCCTGGCACGTCTGGATGACCTTCACACAAAGTACTGCCCAGAGGTTGCATATGGCAGTGCGGGATCTCATACGGGCCGTCTTTCTGTGTGACATGAGCGTCTTTGATGCCTACATGAAACCTGGCCCCCGAAAACAGTCCAGCCTCTTCCAGTGGGAAGGCAGCCGGGCCCTGTGTTCTCCACCTGCCTGCAACATCTTCCCGCGAGATAACATCATACCCCAGGCTCACTGTAGGCTTCTGTGCAATCAGGAGCCCTTTGAGGTGGTGGAGAAGGCCTGCCGCACTTACAGCCACGTGGTGCTCAAGGAGGTACGTTTCTTCAAACTGCAGGTGCTCTACCCGCTGCTGAGAGACCCTTCCCTCAATCTGCACATTGTGCACCTGGTCCGGGACCCCCGGGCGGTGTTCCACTCCCGAGAACACACCGCGAAGGAACTCATGATTGACAGCCACATTGTGACGGGGCAGCATCTGCAGAAACTCGAAGAGGAGGAGCAACCCTACTACACAATGCAAGTCATCTGCCAAAGCCAGCTGGAGATCTACAAGGCTGTGCAGTCCTTGCCCAAAGCCCTGAGGCAGCGCTACTTGCTCGTGCGCTATGAGGACTTGGTCCGGGACCCCCTGGCCCAGACTGCCCGAATGTATGAATACGCAGGGTTGAGATTCTTGCCCCAGCTCCAGACCTGGGTGCACAACATCACTCGAGGCAAGGGCATGGGTGAGCATGCCTTCCACACAAATGCCAGGAATGCCCTCAATGTCTCTCAGGCCTGGCGCTGGTCCTTGCCTTATGAAAAGGTTTCTCGGCTTCAGAAAGTCTGCAGGAATACCATGAATTTGCTGGGCTACCACCTTGTCACATCTCAGCAAGAGCAGAAAAACCTGTCGCTGAATCTTCTGTCTACCTGGAGCCCCGCTGAGCGAGTCTACCAAGAGGGTTGA
- the LOC116743412 gene encoding LOW QUALITY PROTEIN: soluble lamin-associated protein of 75 kDa-like (The sequence of the model RefSeq protein was modified relative to this genomic sequence to represent the inferred CDS: inserted 2 bases in 1 codon; deleted 3 bases in 2 codons), with protein sequence MAFPVDMLDNCSHEEMENSSEDYMSGLRCGDPENPECSSLLNITIPISLSNVGFVPLYGGDQTQKVLALSAPEDSLTAAALYLAGSICASFLTQSYQLPVVDTMFIRKKYRGKDFGLHMLEDFVDSFTEDALGLWYPLTSLMYTACNQCFEKYPGDHELLWEVEGVGHWYQRIPITRALQRETCKMTAVSQNEAKRPVSGEYGLASVPDYEAGAEDSLSSEMQLTIDSLKDAFASTSEGHDKTPVSTRARSSHLKQPKIGKWFQDSEFSSSRGEDEKTPQTSPTASVNKLESTARISESSEKFLEEEPEQAVIESEDESSDKNVRPAPETQPGLEKQEGEKESELEPMNDEIMDDTLKTSLITEEEDSTSEVLGEELKLQSFNASEDSTNLVPLVVESSKSPDAVAQDKTSHVTDSEMSLDEGPSDDKGHTEERLPLVSRKKAHFGSSDNVATIPNEEXGFPNSVITEFSEESIPENVSPNTTASLEDQGEERVAEPQETSPALPQTSLIEAELEDVPFAQNAGQKSQSEEQSEAYSEQLDQLTQSTEKTVDSSSEEIEVEVPVVDRRDDLRRKAKGHKGPAKKKAKLT encoded by the exons ATGGCATTCCCTGTGGATATGCTGGATAATTGCAGTcatgaggaaatggaaaattcttcTGAAGATTACATGTCAGGTCTCAGGTGTGGGGACCCTGAAAATCCTGAATGTTCTTCTCTTCTCAATATTACGATTCCTATTAGCCTATCAAATGTAGGCTTTGTACCTCTCTATGGTGGAGATCAGACCCAGAAAGTTCTTGCTCTTTCTGCACCCGAGGACTCACTCACAGCCGCGGCACTTTACCTTGCTG GAAGCATATGTGCCTCGTTTCTTACCCAAAGCTACCAACTGCCAGTTGTTGATACAATGTTcataagaaagaaatatagagGCAAAGACTTTGGGCTTCATATGCTGGAGGACTTTGTTGATTCCTTCACAGAAGATGCACTTGGCTTGTGGTATCCACTGACCTCTCTTATGTACACAGCTTGCAACCAGTGCTTTGAAAAATATCCAGGAGACCATGAACTGCTTTGGGAAGTTGAAGGTGTTGGACACTGGTACCAGAGAATACCAATCACCAGAGCATTACAAAGAGAAACGTGTAAAATGActgcagtttctcaaaatgaAGCTAAAAGACCTGTGTCTGGAGAATATGGTCTTGCATCTGTTCCAGACTATGAAGCAGGAGCTGAAGACAGTCTGTCTAGTGAGATGCAGCTAACTATTGATTCTCTAAAAGATGCCTTTGCAAGCACTTCTGAAGGTCACGATAAAACACCTGTTTCCACTCGTGCTCGAAGTAGTCATCTAAAGCAGCCAAAGATTGGAAAATGGTTTCAGGATTCTGAATTTAGTAGTTCTCGAGGGGAAGATGAAAAGACTCCCCAGACTTCACCTACAGCTTCAGTGAACAAATTGGAGTCTACTGCACGAATATCAGAGAGCTCAGAAAAATTCTTGGAAGAAGAACCCGAACAGGCTGTGATTGAATCTGAAGATGAAAGTAGTGATAAAAATGTTCGACCAGCACCAGAAACCCAGCCAGGCCTGGAAAAGCAAGAAGGTGAAAAGGAATCTGAATTAGAGCCTATGAATGATGAGATAATGGATGATACTCTTAAGACTTCACTTATAACAGAAGAGGAGGACTCCACTAGTGAAGTTTTAGGTGAAGAATTAAAATTgca a TCTTTTAATGCCAGTGAAGACTCTACAAATCTTGTTCCACTGGTGGTAGAATCTTCAAAATCTCCTGACGCTGTTGCACAGGATAAGACTTCACATGTAACTGACTCAGAAATGTCGCTAGATGAAGGCCCATCTGATGACAAGGGGCACACTGAAGAGAGGCTGCCTCTAGTTTCAAGAAAGAAAGCACATTTTGGGAGTTCAGACAATGTGGCTACTATCCCAAATGAAGA TGGTTTTCCAAATTCCGTGATAACTGAATTTTCTGAAGAATCGATTCCTGAAAATGTATCACCCAACACTACTGCCTCATTGGAAGACCAGGGTGAGGAGCGGGTAGCCGAGCCTCAGGAAACATCTCCAGCTCTTCCTCAGACCTCTTTAATAGAGGCTGAACTTGAAGATGTGCCATTTGCACAGAATGCAGGACAGAAGAGCCAGTCAGAGGAGCAGTCTGAA GCATATTCTGAGCAACTGGATCAGCTGACACAATCAACAGAGAAGACTGTGGATAGCAGCTCAGAGGAGATAGAAGTGGAAGTGCCTGTGGTCGACAGGCGGGAT GATTTAAGAAGAAAGGCCAAAGGGCACAAAGGACCTGCGAAGAAGAAAGCCAAGCTGacctga